In the genome of Candidatus Deferrimicrobium sp., the window GACCCGCAGGCGGTGGACAAGGTGGTCGACGGCCTCGCCCGCGCCGGGGAGATCGTACGTGTGAAGGAGCTGCTCTTCGATGGGGCGGCACTGCGGGGGATCCAGGAGAAGCTCGTCGCGTTTCTCGCGAAGCGGGGCGAGCTCACCGTGCCGGAGTTCAAGGAGTTGACGGGCCTTTCCCGAAAATACATCATCCCGCTCCTTGAGCATTTCGACGCGACGAAAGTCACCCTGCGGGTGGGGGACAAGCGCGTGTTGCGGAAGAAGTAGCCGCCGTCACTCCCCGGAGCGGCAGAGGACCGCGCCGAGCGCGCCCGCGGCAAATCCCGCGAGGTGGCCCGAGGGAGTACGGCGCGGGATTGAGCAGATTCGACAGGGGCCCCGGGCCCCATCCCCACAGGAACACGGCAACCGCCCAGGCGCATGCGAAGAGGTAGGCGGGAACGGTGACGATCCGGCCCATCCCGTACATCTCGATCGGCACGTCCGGAAAGAAGACGAGGTAGGCGCCCAGCACTCCCGCCACGGCGCCGGCGGAACCGAGCGCGGCGGGCATCCCCGCCTTTCCCCATAGAACGTGGGCCGCGCCCGCGACCGCGCCGCAAAAGAGATAAAAGAGCAGGAACGGAACCCGTCCCAGCCGGTCTTCCACGTTGTCCCCCAGGACGCAGAGGAAAAGACATCCGACGGCGAGCGGAACGGTTCCTCCGTCAAGGAAGGGGGCCGACAGCAGC includes:
- a CDS encoding rhomboid family intramembrane serine protease, which gives rise to MVYGLLFLTVTLHVLSWIGAGGVAGLQGIPALPSGTGFSGVPKFALLSAPFLDGGTVPLAVGCLFLCVLGDNVEDRLGRVPFLLFYLFCGAVAGAAHVLWGKAGMPAALGSAGAVAGVLGAYLVFFPDVPIEMYGMGRIVTVPAYLFACAWAVAVFLWGWGPGPLSNLLNPAPYSLGPPRGICRGRARRGPLPLRGVTAATSSATRACPPPAG